Genomic segment of Hydra vulgaris chromosome 08, alternate assembly HydraT2T_AEP:
ATGTATGTCTTAGTGTCTTTcaaaaacacctaaaaaaaCTACGTGCAAGTATTGGCCTTAAGAGATATTAGAGCTCAAAGTTAGggtaaaatttcaaactttgtgGTTTCGGACCACAATTTCTAGACAACTGAAAATGTAATCATGttgaatttttacttttactgtaGAAACCTACccagattagtaaaaaaattaaaaagaaatgtttctGTCATATTCATGTTGCTAAAACTACTCCTCAAAGTAGCAATTGCACTCCATGCgcaaaattttctcaaaacgGGCCAAATTTTGGGACCCAATATCTCcgtaatcaataaaaatttttgaaaaaaaaattactagtgGCCCATTTTCattgtattttacaaaatatctaaaaatgagtACAATTTGAAGACATCACTTCCAGACTTTGCCTAGATTTCTCAGACAATGGCTCTTAAGTATTTGAATCCTGTATTTGTTTTTACCTTGCTATGTAAATACATAATACAGTGGTTAGTTTAGCTAGATTAACGgctgttttataaaagtattactTTAAACCTGTAAGTTATGAGGAGTCATGATGAAATTAAATATAGTTGATTTTTAAGATCCATAAAAACTGAGTTcacggttttttaaaaaacttaaaatttaaagaccaaAATTTTTTACGGAATTTTTAATTCGCGATCACTTAATTCGCCCCTTGTTGATGATGTTGTAGGGTCATTCGGAGCACACCTGGAAATTCCTGCTTTTACGCGGGGAAAAGATCAGCTTAGTGCTACTGAAGTTATCAAAACACGTCAATTAGCAAACGTTAGACATTAAACGTTAAACATGTTGAGCGCGTTCAACATGTTTAACgacaaaagttttcaattctcAACAACAAAATACCAATTGACTATTTGTTTACTAAAGACGGAGAATCTAATACAACATTAGATAAAATTGTTCATTCTGCTTGTGCTTTAGTTAACTTATGTCCATCTTTAGTAGCATTTTATTAGCATTtactttgaataataatttgaCAACATGTTATCatattagtttaataaacatatttttctttaaatgaatGTAAAACAATTCTAtctatataactaaatataatatatataaaaaaatagaatgtatctgtataacatatatttatgtaaaactgTTAATGAAATATAGAATTGTTGCTTTCGTAGcatgtttcttttttacttttaaaacgtTTCTTTTTCGTCTGCATTCTGAGCAAAACCAATCGTATCGTCGTCTTTTGAACTCATGTGGCAGTAGCAAATCTTATCTTGCAatgataaaacattaaaactttgaaattagTTCAGGAAGgataactcttttaaaaaactccTTCAATacgttaaaaatttttctatcaaATTTTTATCGCAAGGAATTCTAAGAGCTAAAAATTTCTTCATTGTCCATACAAAAAAATCACAGAATTCATATTCAGTAACAAGAAGTTGAGTTTGAACTTGATAGTAATATGCATGGTCTTTTTTAAGTGAAAGTGACCACCTTTTTCTACATAAAgataactagttttttttattttcaactgtATCTTGTAATATGTTGTTTCTAAGGTTGTATGGacatttaatttctaaacatatttttccacaaCAAGAACACTATATATAACCATATAACTAAaatctgtattaataaataaacctgAGTCAAGAACTTTAAAGTTTTCGTGTATCTTAACTCCCTTTTTAGTATTCGTTATCAACAgagtatttttagaaagaagaaTAGTTGAAGCTTATTATtaatttggttttaattataCTCAATTGATATATTACCGAGTTTATTGATGTCCAAGTTTTAGTTGTACTTCTGTGGTGAAATTAATGTCCAGGATATAGTCTATATTTTatctattcaatttttattttttagttattatttatcaaaatactattatcatagtattttgtatcatattcataatataatttatatatgaatCAAATTAGTTATGAATCATATCTAATTTGAAGTTTGAACGTTgtctttatttaacaaggaaagcctttagattataatttataactaataaataagttatttttatataaatttattaaactatttttaaattattatttggcCACTATCTAAACCTTTatgtataacttaaatatttctttcGATGTTTTAGATGCTCTAAGTTGTGAAATGGCGTCAGCCAACAACATCAGTTAGttactttcttttttcaatagctcagcagttatttttattatatatatatatatatatatatatatatatatatatatatatatatatatatatatatatatatatatatatatatatatatatatatatatatatatatatatatatatatacaaatgacTTACtatatgcaaatttttatattactttgtaaaaataaagttaatttaatttgtttagatGAACTTGCTTTACAGAGGATCAGTCAGTTATATCCCTATTATATGAATTAATTTAGTATTTAGTCATTTACTATTAGTTTTCAAATACAGTTCTTTAATATGCCTATGTAGATTGTTGTTAGTTGTATTTTTGCATACCTAATTCTTACATTTTATtaagtcacttttttttttctgtagacAAATTAGAACAAACAATCAGTAAGTTTAGTTTAGATTGTTTTAGTTACTATatcatttaaaagtatttgtatgCTGTGTTAGTATTCCTTGTTAGCTTTGAATAAacgttttgatttaaaattggtatttagGTGAGTACGGCCAGCAGATACGTAAGTTTCATAGATTTCTATATTTTTCAACATATAACTAATTGATACATCATTACAAATATAAACTtcaagtaaatgttttaaattaaaattggtATTTAGGTGAATATGGcaaacaaatatgtaatttttgtaggtttcaatattttaaagtgtATACTTTGTTAATACATcattatatagatattataacGCGAAACAAGTgcattttaaagttgaaatatatTCCATTCACATTccaacaattttaatttattttctttatctttagcAAACCTTACTTCGATAATTGGTGagagaatttatatatatatatatatatatatatatatatatatatatatatatatatatatatatatatatgtatatatatatatgtatatatatatatatatatatatatatatatatatattaatggaAGGAGACTTATATTATGCCATTTAATTCATATTTAGTGTCACTGTCGTCTATTCCTGCTGGTAAGGTTTATATATTCTTACTTTTCGATATGATTATAATTGCTAAATAATTGTGAGGTTATGTtgtgtattgtttttttattttttagtatcatCATCGTCCATTACTGTTggtaagttttatatattattatttttcagtatagttttaattataaaataattgtaaggTTGTTTTGTGtattgtctttttattttttagtattatctTCATCCGTTACTGTTGGtaaggtttatatatatatatatatatatatatatatatatatatatatatatatatatatatatatatatatatatatatatatatatatatatatatatttatatatatatatatatatatatatatatatatatatatatatatatatatatatatgtatgtatatatatattgttaattacaaataattttaagtatggtttcaattattaaataattatacagtTATGTTGTgtattgcattttttgttttttagtatcAACTTCATCATTTATAATGGGTAaggtttttatacttttattttcatatatgattttaatttctaatttattttaaggttgtgctatattatttaattttttcatataaagtttttcatataacattttttgatcATATAAGTCTATGctatagtattttatatttttattttttagtgccaTCATCATCGAAACAAGTTGGTAAGGTATAATCTAAACCTTTCAACATGAttgttattacaaaataaatacaagattttattttttattttagtgccaCTTGCATCTGTTCCATTTGGTAATGTcatatattttcaataagaaTTTATAGAtcttaaataagaaatattttccaGTATCGACAAATAGTTTACATATATAGTTGCAAGataatgtaatgtatttttattttttagttttatctttttctgtTAATACTGGTAaggtttacatatttttactttttaacaaccaaataattttaagacGTGGctgtattttatgtttattttttagtgccATCGTCATCTGAACGAATTGGTAAGGTGTATAAAGTGAACTTGTAATTGGAAAATTATTACAAGAAtttgattttagtttattatgCCAATTTCTTTATATTAGTGCAAATTTCATCTGTTCCAGTTGCTAATGACATATACTTTCTTTCTTTGAAAATtgatttaagtatttattattatgcttttttttctttatctgtTGCAACTTGTAAGGCTATATATATCAACTTTGCCACAtgagtttatattaaaaaatatttgcaatttttgtatGGTCCTTACTTCTGTTAATGTAATAATCACATGAAAGACTTTATTATAGGTTTTTGCTATACTTGGTTAGAAAGATGACATGTTTTTTACAGCCCATTGACTTATAGCCCCACATTagtagttgtataattttttttgtaataaatatccaattaaataacaatttttggtAAGAAGTGGAAGGGGCATTAGAATGCCTCTTTCTTATGACATATTTGAATACGCCCTCCTTTATACTCCACTCTCTTATGACCATGGATGCACCACTAATGTATCTTTTAATCTAGTGGAATAtgttttttacttctttgttgttgtactttaaatattcaatcagatatttcaagaattaaaacattttttgatattatagtACTAAAACATCATCAACATATCTACTGTGAGTTTTACATTAACCTCACATATTTGGTGGTTGTCTggtatgaatttattttttaatttatttccaattttttaatttattttttaaatttattgttcaaattttgaaaaaagtaattattttttttaggttgagtggagaggggggggggggtatcTTTTATACGTAAGAttgtataacataattttatattgtgtaCTAATTTTACTCATTAtagtaaagatataaatatttataaaatcaagtcGTTTTTGATCCTAGGGTGTGATACACCAATCGCCACCACACCCACCTCTATTGCTAACATTCACCTCTCGTATATTTTGGTGgtttactataaatttaaaacaacttttttgtgtatttatattgcttatgtatttaaaaaaaaaaaatttctgaaaaaagtgtTCAGTTTTATGCGGGCGAGGTGGTGGTTTGGTGCCCCCTCTGTCCATCCGATACACCCGGTGGTTAAAGTTTAACATAAAGTTGTAACCCactcttacacctatcttttgacacCAAGATATTTGTATTTCGATAAGAATTGgcaaagttatgacaatttaagtgaagaaaaacttattttgaccacagtttcttcaacaaatccatatatagaaaaatcgctacttaaaccgtcataacttttgaatcaattgttcgattttgataattttttcacctttaaaatactgtaataatcctctttctaatgatatataacattagagtattcaaacaatttgaaattttttactcacgtacctaatgtaaattaattttttttaatgtcaatgttttaatattcaaatgtataattattatacatttaaatagtatatataattatatttaaatgtatattataataattacactatacatttaaatataattatatatactagatatatgaaaatattatttatacatgtGGGTATATACAAACATGTATGacaatctaatatatatatatatatatatatatcatgtgtgtatatacacatatcTAATTTTGCATGCATATACATGCAAAATTAgatatgtgtatatacacacatgatacatatatatatatatatatatatatatatatatatatatatatatatatatatatatatatatatatatatatatatatatatatatatatttatatatatatatttatatatatatatatatatataaatatattagattgTCACACATGATATAAATTAGATGTGTGTATAATATACacacatgatatatatatatatatttatatatatatatatatatatatatatatttatatatatatatatatatatatatatacatatatctatttatacacacataatatatatatatatatatatatatatatatatatatatatatatctatatatatatatatatatataactaggtcgtggtgtagtggtagagcgcttgcctTGTAGGTGGGAGTTtgactcccaccacgtccctgaaGGTACCGCTCAgcagccttgttcatcaaggttcatgttttggagttgagagagggttgagAGAAAGTTGTACCAGGGTTAATAAAAAGGAGCAGCTTcctctgataaaaaattatagtcagttatatttatataactgactataattttttataacgtAACGGGTTCTTGTTTAAAGCGAGTTGTTTAAGCgagattttaaagtttacataaaaatagttatgaaCCGGaactcaaaacaatttttgataaataatatttgttaaaaaacattaattgacGCTCCCAATTTTATTTcactataaaatgaaaattgttgttaattttggatttaatttgttaaaaaaattattaatagaactctttacttaaaataaattttggacGTCCCTTTCGACATGCACcctaagttaaatattttttaaaatcttttgttatacGGTTATCAGGaggtgaaaaaaattataataacaaatacaCAATACAATACACCAATGGATGTCCCcaattttatatgattatatagtgtatctttttttaaattttagtcttcgcaatttattatttgataaaaaaaaattgtcggACGTCCCCTTTGACATACGCcctgaaatatataaaatttacaaaattaaaaatggaatcataaacttataaaattatcaaattaccaaatattcaaaatgtCGCTCGAAATTGAAATCACGAAGCTTAATAACGAAGTCAAAACAGCCATGCCgcaaaatgacaaaataaaattaatctcctggaaaaaaaagttggaaaCAAATGTCAGTTCTTTTAAAGATGCCAATATTGTTGACTCTTTTAAAGATGAGACACTTAAAAGTTACGAAATCTTTATTCCAAAGATTTTGTAACTTTCGTAATTGATACaatgtattgatttttttaagtaataaatgtaaaactaataaatataaaacttaaaaatacacataataaatttaatgaaaattatttaattgttatattttacgTATATCTTAGGTCTCAAACAACTGGAAACTGTCTATACAGTTCTATCTCCCTATGTATATCTGGGAATAACTGTATAGTTAATGATTTAAGATTATTGACCTCAATTAAACTTTTCCTAAACgctgatttttattataaccacccaacttttcaatgtttttaataataatccaagctcttttttatgttttgataaCATTCTTCCTTTGTCAGTCTCCCTAAGTTCTTTGGATACAGGAAAAAAATGTGAAGAATTGGTACAAGAGGAAGCTGTTAATAATTGTAATGATAAAAGCTGGTCTTCTTTCCTTTTATTCTTGCATTGTCAAGTGTTTGCAGCAAAAAAATAGAATGTTTATACCCAGATTTTGGTCTATCaaagtataaaagtttatttagccATACTATTTTACCTCTTATAAATTcattaaacaatgttaaatcttttttctctCCTTTTTTGTTACGAAGGTATTCAACACAACCATTATACACTTTATTAATGAGAGAGAATTTAAAACGCAAAATTTGCGATGGAATTAGCAAAAAGTTACAGACTAATATAAATTTCTATGTTGAATCTAAACATCAAGATTGTAATCTTttgcaagaaaaaataaaaaataaatctatgcTAGTTTCTAGTCAATCATCTACATCTTTATCCAATTTTAGTAAAGTTACTTTTTGTGAACCATTTTCTTTACCCTCCAATAATTACGATATTGGTTATTTGGTTTCTAACTATACTCGTTATTCAAATGTTGCAAAAGCCTTAAATGATTCTGAACTTCAAAATTTAGTTCAATCTGTTTTTGTTCCTagtaagaaatttatttttcctaaaaataaaaatggacaaaGTTTTCAATTTACATGGATAGAAAAATGTCCATGGCTTACATACTCAAATATATTTGATGGAGCTTTCTGTTTACCATGTGTACTTTTTGAGCACAATTTTCCATTTGAATGTAGTTAAGCTGAAAGATTATTTAGTAAGCTTTATGATCGCTGGAATGATGCTTCTCGTTACTTTCAGAAACATGTGCTTGGCAAAAACAATAAGTCTGTCTGCAGAAATAAAGGTTTACATGTAAAAACTgctcaagttttattttcattatcatCGATTTGGTCTTGTAAAACAGAATCAATAGACATTATATCCCAAAAAATAGTTCAATCACAGATTTCCAAAAATCGACAGTTATTGCAACCTATTATTGAAACAATTATGCTTTGTGGGCGTCTTGGGCTTTCTTTACGTGGGCATAGAGACGACTCTAAGTTTCATCCTGAAAATGGTAAATTTTCTAATCACACTGCaggaaattttattgaattgcTACATTTCCGTGTTCAAGCTGGTGATAAAATTCTTGAAGATCATCTCAAGTATCATCAACAAAATGCTTCCTACATATCTAAGACATCACAAAATCAACTAATAAAGTGTTGTGGAGAAGTTGTTACTGACGCAATAATTGGAGAAATTAAAAACTCTaagtatttttctattatagcTGATGAAGCCTCAGACAGTAATAATAAAGAACAACTATCATTAGTAATACGATTTGTTGATTCCAAGTTCAATATAAGAGAAGAATTTATTAGTTTCTTACATTGCACTAATGGTGTTACTGGTCAAGGattattttgtgttttgttaaaaagtatttcagattttttgttGGATATCATGAATTGTAGAGGACAGTCATATGATGGTGATGGGGCAATGTCTGGACACACCAAAGGGTTATCATCTCGtgttttaaatcttaataaaaaagctatatATGTTCATTGTTACAGTCATAGACTTAATTTAGCCACTTGTGCATCATGCAATGTTCAATATGTCAAAAATCTTCTGGCGCATGTTAAAGATGTATCAtacttttttaatctttcacCTACAAGGCAACAAAATTTAGAGGAGCACATTGAAAGAACTGCTCCAGTTGCtggtcaaaaaaaattgaaagatgtTTGCAGAACACGTTGGGTAGAAAAAGTTAATGGTTTGGATACTTttcaagaactttttatttctttggtTTCTTGTCTTGAAGAAATGTCTTTAAATGTTAATAAGAGTTTTAATCACTCAACGTCTTCCAGTGCATCCTCGCTTCTGAAGTTAATAACAAGTTTTGACTTTATTGTTGCTTTATGTATAACAAGAAATGTCTTTGACATTACTCTTCCAGTAACACGAATGTTGCAGTCAAAGAGTAATGATATTTATGATGGTTTAAATCTTATTCGGGCATTAAAAGATGTTATATCTTCGCTTAGAAGTATAGCTGATCAACACCATCAAATGTCCAAGAACAAGCTCTAAAAATAGCCCATGAGCTAAATGTTACTGAAGCTAAGCCAAGAACttcatttatttcaaaaaacagaaataatcCTCCTTCGGAATGCgtttctgattattttaaaatagcaatCACATTTCCTTTGTTAAATCATCTGAGTACTGAACTAGGCACTAGGTTTGACAACACTACCATAAAATAAAGTGCTTGTCCTAGTTCCTACTAAAATGATTTCAGAAGTTCGAAGTTCTCGTGACACTAGTTGGAAAGAATGTATAGTACCTTTTAGTGAATTTTACAGGGCAGATTTACCAAATCCACTAGCTTTACCTGGTGAGCTTGACCTATGGGAAGCTTATTGGTTAAATTTTGAAGGTAATGTCCCTTCTAATATTACTGAGActttaaaagcaataaattttCCTGGCTTTgagaacataaaaattattctacaGTTACTTGCTACCTTTCCTTTAACTTCATGTGAATGTGAGCGCACATTTTCTTAGCTTCGGCGCCTGAAAAATTATACGCGAAGCGCAATGGTAGAGGAACGCTTAAATGGTTTAGCTTTGATGAATATTCATACTGAGTCAGTAATAGATATCgaaaaagttattgataaatttGCAATTAATAATCGTagattaagttttaaataaataataaaaaataaaaaaagtaaaaaaaaaaaaattcattaccGCTAGGTAAAaaggctattttcatagccacacatttttataaaacatgatTTGGCATGAACTAATTATTGTCATACAATGTTTTTTGCTGATACCTTCAGGTGTATCGATTTTGTTGCGGTtcattcttttaaagttttgtgtTATGATTACaaatgttatgattttttttttttagatttgtttatCAGCAAGGTTGAAAAGAATGAAGATgggtttacaattttttttttagctaactGGAATACTAGAATGTgacactaaatatatttttatataactccatattgattgtttttttgttttgtttttaggtgCCCTTAGTTGtaacagtcttatcacagagcgtAGCTGAAGAGGATTTACTAGGAAATTCGTGCCTCCTTCTTTACCAAAGCTTTCTTTGAACCAGGGATATCTTGCTTCTGAAACATGCAGCTATTACATCACGGCTGTTCATTATAATATTACAATACCtaatgtaaagaattttttaaataacaaatatataaatttgaaacagtAATGTGTAATCGTATAACTTTATAATGGGGTATCAGCCAGGGGGGATGGGCCCCCTACACCATAATCTTAAAGTCCTAAATGTTCTTAGAATTCATAACATTTAGAAtaagaggaccttttttttttttctttttggacGTACCCAAATAATTTTCTGCATCCGCCCCTTAgttgcatttatatttatatataagttaaactaatagattatttaaatttagtaaaaagcGGCTTACAGACTGGCAAAGTtctaaaaaagttgtctgaattTTCTCAATCTTTTAATCgaaaggaaaatttaaaaagttcagaTTTTGAAGACTCACAGAGTGCAGTTCTGTATGTAATTTTGCTGCAGAAAATGTTATGTATTCAAGTTAAACTTGGTAATTAAACCTTAAACACAGTtctacaaaaatatgttttgtctTCTGAttcaattattgaaaattaagaaaagagATTCATAGATATTAAAGGCGGTTTAAAGACAAATACATTTTATCAGGATAAAATGTATTTGTctttaaacacaaataaattttatcaggATAAAATGTATTTGTGTTTAAACACAAATACATTTTATCAGGATAAAATGTATTTGTCTTTAAACACAAATACATTTTATCAGGATAAAATGTATTTGTCTTTGAACACAAATACATTTTATCCTGATAAAATGTATTTGTCTTTAAACACAAATACATTTTATCAGGATAAAATGTATTTGTCTTTAAACACAAATACATTTTATCAGGATAAAATGTATTTGTCTTTGAACACAAATACATTTTATCAGGATAAAATGTATTTGTCTTTAAACGATAGTGATATTGAAAAAGAGCCATTTGAAAcagttgtttttcaaaatgaaataaaaaattggagTTTAAAACACAACTGCACAAGGCAATGTACCAAtgatttattgacaattttaaattgtcatgGGCACCAGGAAATGCCAAAAGACGCAAAGACACTTTTGGgtacaaaaaaagttgtgaaaacagcatctttaaaaaatggaaattacGTTTACTTTGGCATAAAACAAggtattgaaaatatattgcaaGTTCAAGACTTTAACTCCACTAAAATTAATCTTATTTGTAATGTAGATGGTCTACCACTCTTTGAATCCAGTGCCAACCAAGTTTGGCCTATACTTTGTcaatttagatattttaaaccGTTTATTGTTGGATTGAATGGCGGTGAAATAAAGCCGTGTGATTCTGAATTATTAGCAGATTTTGCAGAAGagttaaaaactttcaaacagcCAGAAGAAATATTAAGTAAGATCtacaatatttctttattagCAATAACATGTGATGCTCCTGCTAGGACACTCTTAAAATGCACAGTTGAACATTCTGGATACTATGCATGTGAGAGATGCAATTTGCGTGGTTTTTATGTTAGTGGTTGTATTGTTTATGATAAATGTCACGAAACAGTTACAGATAGAAACAATGCTGATTTAAAAGCTGGACTATACTCTCTACAAGATAAAGATGGTCGGTGATATCATCATACAGGAACTCTACTGTTTGACATTGAAGATTTAGACATGATTCAGGATTTTGCTCTTGACTATATGCACATAGTTAATTTAGGTGTTATGAGACGTATGTTATACTACTACAAAAGTACATATGCCCGAATATTTAACGGTCGTTTATCAACACCTTATTTAAAAGAGACTTCTCGTTTACTCATTAATTTAAATGGGAAATTGCCATCAGATTTTGTGCGTCAAACAAGATCTTTTGAAGACGTCAATAGATGGAAAGCCACAGAATTAAGAACATTCTTACTATATGTGGGTATAGTTGTTTTAAAGGATATCCTCAATCCTAAGATgtacaaacattttttcagcTTATCTTTAGCAACCTGCATGTTGTGTGAGGAGAATAATGATGTTAGGAGAACATATTTGAGCCGTGCAAAAAAACTCTTGGAGTATTTTGTGTCAAACGCTCATAAACATTTTGATGACACATTTTGTGTTTGAAATGTTCACTGCCTTCTGCATATAACAGACGATGTTGAACATTTTGAAAGTAGTTTGGACAAGATTTCTTGCTTCCAGTTTGAGAATTTTTTgcaacaattaaaaagattagtACGAGGTAAACAAAACCTTTTAGTAGAACTTGCAAAACGTTTAAGTGAACATAAATCAGATGACCCACGTAaagcaaaattaataactaaaattggTGTTTCCAAGAATGCTTGTTTCATGAcgaaatattttgttgtttttgttaaaaacattttaccaaATGATCAATTAGTTTGTGACATGTCAAACAATTTCTTTGACAACTTTGTAGAATCtaagatttttaatatatactatattaaaaaCCATAATTGTAGTCCAGTAATGCAAACAATTAAC
This window contains:
- the LOC136083256 gene encoding 52 kDa repressor of the inhibitor of the protein kinase-like — encoded protein: MPFNSYLVSLSSIPAVSSSSITVVLSSSVTVVSTSSFIMVPSSSKQVVPLASVPFVLSFSVNTVPSSSERIVQISSVPVANDIYFLSLKIDLNCNLLQEKIKNKSMLVSSQSSTSLSNFSKVTFCEPFSLPSNNYDIGYLVSNYTRYSNVAKALNDSELQNLVQSVFVPTERLFSKLYDRWNDASRYFQKHVLGKNNKSVCRNKGLHVKTAQVLFSLSSIWSCKTESIDIISQKIVQSQISKNRQLLQPIIETIMLCGRLGLSLRGHRDDSKFHPENGKFSNHTAGNFIELLHFRVQAGDKILEDHLKYHQQNASYISKTSQNQLIKCCGEVVTDAIIGEIKNSKYFSIIADEASDSNNKEQLSLVIRFVDSKFNIREEFISFLHCTNGVTGQGLFCVLLKSISDFLLDIMNCRGQSYDGDGAMSGHTKGLSSRVLNLNKKAIYVHCYSHRLNLATCASCNVQYVKNLLAHVKDVSYFFNLSPTRQQNLEEHIERTAPVAGQKKLKDVCRTRWVEKVNGLDTFQELFISLVSCLEEMSLNVNKSFNHSTSSSASSLLKLITSFDFIVALCITRNVFDITLPVTRMLQSKSNDIYDGLNLIRALKDVISSLRSIADQHHQMSKNKL